One Lycium barbarum isolate Lr01 chromosome 5, ASM1917538v2, whole genome shotgun sequence genomic window carries:
- the LOC132639959 gene encoding uncharacterized protein LOC132639959, whose protein sequence is MPTCWTTFLTKGVSDHCLAKLALLETQVGKRKSFKYCNFWSAHPSFQDIVEAGWTTQIMVYTMLRVVKKLKFLKKDLKMLHSRHYRGIITEVEAARDDLAIMQGRLQQNPLDTQAQIEERVAFKQFRQLSALAESFLLQRSKATWIRLGDDNTKYFFSLIKQRILMHAVTQLQDENQIVQTNPDKVADIFVNFYQQLLGDTGGPRLKSHAGCYLEGHRLTIEEQLLLLQDFTGKEVKEAMFSINENKSPGPDSYGSGFYKAT, encoded by the coding sequence ATGCCGACATGTTGGACTACATTCCTGACTAAAGGGGTGAGTGATCATTGCCTAGCTAAGCTAGCATTATTGGAGACTCAGGTAGGAAAGAGGAAGTCCTTCAAATATTGTAACTTCTGGAGTGCTCATCCATCATTCCAGGATATAGTAGAGGCAGGGTGGACAACACAAATAATGGTATATACCATGCTAAGGGTAGTAAAGAAGTTGAAGTTTTTGAAGAAAGACTTGAAAATGTTGCATTCTAGACATTACAGAGGTATTATTACTGAGGTTGAGGCTGCTAGAGATGACCTAGCTATTATGCAAGGTAGATTGCAACAGAATCCATTGGATACTCAGGCACAAATTGAAGAAAGAGTAGCATTTAAGCAATTTCGACAGCTCTCTGCCCTAGCTGAATCCTTCTTGCTTCAAAGGAGCAAGGCCACTTGGATTAGACTTGGTGATGATAATACCAAGTATTTTTTCTCATTAATCAAGCAAAGAATATTAATGCATGCGGTTACTCAATTACAAGATGAGAATCAAATTGTTCAAACGAACCCGGACAAAGTGGCTGATATCTTTGTGAATTTCTACCAGCAGTTGTTGGGTGATACTGGGGGACCTAGGTTGAAGTCTCATGCTGGATGTTACTTGGAGGGGCACAGGCTTACGATTGAGGAACAACTACTACTTTTACAAGATTTCACAGGGAAGGAGGTTAAGGAAGCTATGTTTAGTATTAATGAAAATAAAAGCCCCGGACCTGATAGTTATGGGAGTGGTTTCTACAAGGCAACTTAG